The DNA sequence TCGTTTTTCTTTTTTAGTTCTTTTTTAAAGATATTGACTTCTTTGATTTTAACTTCAAATTTGTTATTTTTCTTTATTATTAAAATATCTGGATCAATATAGAAATTAGTATCGTCTGAGTCTTTAAATTCAAATGTCGGGTTTGGGTTGAGTTTTTGTCTGATAATTTCTAAGGCTTTATTAAATTCTTTGCTTCTTATTTTGAGCTCTTCTTTTAGCTTTTCTTGAGTTTTTTCAAGAAGTTCTGCTTTTTCAAGAATTTTGATAATATTGGTTTCTAATTTATGATACTTTGCTTGCAAAATTAGTGATTCTATTATATTGGGAACACAAATTCCAATTGGATCAAATTTTTGAATAAGTTCAATTATTTTTTTTACTTTTTCTTGTTCTTCCTTTTTAAAGAGGTCATAGGGGTTTATGATATGAAACCCCCTGCTGTTTAGGTTGTTTATTAATATTTCGCCTATTTTAAGTTCATCTTCATTTATTTTTTGAATTCTTAATTGCAGCAAAAGGTGTTCTTTTAAAGAAGTGTTTGTTTGTGTTTTTGCAAGAGCTATGTCGTGTTGATTTTTTAATATATCATCTTCTTTATAAAAAACTTTTTTAAACTTGTATGTTTTTAATGTTTCAAAAAATATTTTATTTGAGTCTATTTCTAGGTATTCGTTATTTTCACTTTCTTCTAGCATTAGCTGTGTTAATTCTTTTTTGTTAAGGCTCAACATTTTTATTGTTTGAATTTGAATTGAATTTAAATTTTGAGATAATCTTAATTTTTGTTTAATCATATTTATATTAATGTATAAAAAATTCCACTAATTATAATTACTAGCGCTGGGCTTATTTTATTATAAATAAATAAAATAAAAAAATTAATTCCCACAATAGCCAAGGTTCTTAAAAGCTCTATTTTGTTGTTTTCTATCTTTAAATATGTATTTTCAAGCAGAATGATTATTGTAATTATCCATAGTGCAACAATAATAGGTTTTAGATTCTCTAGATAATAATTTAAAAAACCAACTTTGTGGAGCATTAACATGATTATAATCATTATTATTATTGGTGCGGTTATTAATGCTATTGTAGCAATTATTGCTCCTGCAATTCCTGAAGTTTTCATTCCAACATATGTTGCTATGTTTGTGGCAATAGGTCCAGGTGTTATTCTTGATATTGTAATCATATTGACAAATTCTTCTTTTGTTATCCACTGTTTATTATTAATTATTTCATTGTTTATTATCGCTGCAATTCCATTGCCACCTCCGAAATTTAACAATCCGATTTTTAAAAATGTGATAAATAAATTTATTAAAATCAACCGATATCCTTTTTTTCTTTATTTGATATTTTTTTTATTGCTATGTATTTTAACATGTAGACTAAAAAGAAGATTAACAGTATATATGATATTCTTATTTTTAGTTTAAAAATTGTAAAAATTATAAAAAAACATATTATCCATTTTACTATAGAGTTATTTAACATTTTTTTTGAAAATTTTAAGACAACTGTTAACATTATGATAATTGAAGAGATTTTTGCACCTTCTAGAAATTTTTCAACATGATTGTTGTCTGGTACTAATTTTAGGTAAAGAAAGACCATTATTATTGCAATAATGGA is a window from the Borreliella chilensis genome containing:
- a CDS encoding RNA polymerase sigma54 factor yields the protein MIKQKLRLSQNLNSIQIQTIKMLSLNKKELTQLMLEESENNEYLEIDSNKIFFETLKTYKFKKVFYKEDDILKNQHDIALAKTQTNTSLKEHLLLQLRIQKINEDELKIGEILINNLNSRGFHIINPYDLFKKEEQEKVKKIIELIQKFDPIGICVPNIIESLILQAKYHKLETNIIKILEKAELLEKTQEKLKEELKIRSKEFNKALEIIRQKLNPNPTFEFKDSDDTNFYIDPDILIIKKNNKFEVKIKEVNIFKKELKKKNENPQKQKKAKWLIESLRYRDEILAKIGIAIYTLQKEFLRRGFKSLRPMSLSILSEKINVSKSTISRAIKNKYLKCEWGTILIKELFSSVGGAKTNEFSKLSIKITIKKLLETNKKMSDKTISAILKSKGISISRRTVNKYKNELKFEKGKIYYGT
- a CDS encoding chromate transporter, translating into MILINLFITFLKIGLLNFGGGNGIAAIINNEIINNKQWITKEEFVNMITISRITPGPIATNIATYVGMKTSGIAGAIIATIALITAPIIIMIIIMLMLHKVGFLNYYLENLKPIIVALWIITIIILLENTYLKIENNKIELLRTLAIVGINFFILFIYNKISPALVIIISGIFYTLI
- a CDS encoding chromate transporter, translated to MHKKKQKKIYEILDLFLLVFKTTTLTIGGGLIIISELKKILVKKRKIISEDDFNKILAISNVIPGVTAINFVFLVGRKFGGFPCAFLLVIAGISPSIIAIIMVFLYLKLVPDNNHVEKFLEGAKISSIIIMLTVVLKFSKKMLNNSIVKWIICFFIIFTIFKLKIRISYILLIFFLVYMLKYIAIKKISNKEKKDIG